One Burkholderia thailandensis E264 genomic window carries:
- a CDS encoding baseplate assembly protein: MRSTPIDLSQLPAPDIVDPLDFETLFAERKARLVSLYPPEHQAEIAATLALESEPVTRVLQENAYREVLLRQLINDKARGLLLAYARGTTLEHIAALFDVERLVVTAADPEHGIDAVYEDDDSLRERVQLAPRGFSVAGPEEAYVFHARSADGRVLSAAAFSPEPCVMVITILSREGDGTASDELIEIVRKNLEGKRPQTDEVIVQSAKIVRYAIRATLRFFSGPDRGVALAEARKRTAKFAADMRRIGMEITVDGLHAAMRVAGVQKVLLDSPAGGVPVTHEQAPYCTGIELIDGGVADD, encoded by the coding sequence ATGAGAAGCACGCCCATCGATCTTTCGCAGCTCCCCGCGCCGGACATCGTCGACCCGCTCGACTTCGAGACGCTGTTCGCCGAGCGCAAGGCGCGCCTCGTGTCGCTGTATCCGCCCGAGCACCAGGCGGAAATCGCCGCGACGCTCGCGCTCGAATCCGAGCCCGTGACGCGCGTCCTTCAGGAGAACGCCTATCGCGAAGTCCTGCTGCGGCAGCTCATCAACGACAAGGCGCGCGGCCTGCTGCTCGCCTATGCGCGCGGCACGACGCTCGAACACATCGCGGCGCTGTTCGATGTCGAGCGGCTCGTGGTCACGGCGGCCGATCCGGAGCACGGTATCGATGCGGTCTATGAGGACGACGACAGTCTGCGCGAGCGCGTGCAGCTCGCGCCGCGCGGCTTCTCCGTCGCCGGCCCTGAAGAGGCATACGTGTTTCATGCACGTTCAGCCGATGGCCGCGTGCTGTCTGCCGCCGCGTTCAGCCCCGAGCCGTGCGTGATGGTCATCACGATCCTGTCGCGCGAAGGCGACGGAACCGCAAGCGACGAGCTGATCGAGATCGTCAGGAAGAACCTGGAAGGCAAGCGGCCGCAGACCGACGAAGTGATCGTGCAGAGCGCAAAGATCGTGCGCTACGCGATCCGCGCGACGCTGCGCTTCTTCTCCGGCCCGGATCGCGGCGTGGCGCTCGCGGAAGCCCGCAAGCGCACCGCGAAGTTCGCGGCGGACATGCGGCGCATCGGCATGGAAATCACGGTCGACGGCCTGCACGCGGCGATGCGCGTCGCCGGCGTGCAAAAGGTGCTGCTCGACTCGCCCGCCGGCGGCGTGCCCGTGACGCACGAGCAGGCGCCGTACTGCACCGGAATCGAGCTGATCGACGGCGGGGTGGCGGATGACTAG
- a CDS encoding phage tail protein I, with amino-acid sequence MTRRATSLLPPNATALERRLADTNARISDIPVDIGTLMDPDAIPLRFLPWLAWHLGVETWKDYWPEQVKRARVKAAIRIARKKGTAAAVREVCASFGANVAMREWFEKTPKGRPGTFEILMTVGARDGIPATAEYVADIIAEVDRAKRGTAHYTFTQGFSATGTQRIGAGARAAVYRRLSLTDI; translated from the coding sequence ATGACTAGACGGGCAACCTCGCTGCTGCCGCCGAACGCGACCGCGCTCGAGCGCCGGCTCGCGGACACGAACGCGCGCATCAGCGACATCCCGGTCGACATCGGCACGCTGATGGACCCGGACGCGATCCCGCTGCGGTTTCTGCCGTGGCTCGCGTGGCACCTCGGCGTCGAGACGTGGAAGGACTACTGGCCCGAACAGGTGAAGCGCGCGCGCGTGAAAGCGGCAATCCGGATCGCGCGCAAGAAAGGCACGGCTGCGGCCGTGCGCGAAGTGTGCGCGTCGTTCGGCGCGAACGTCGCGATGCGCGAGTGGTTCGAGAAGACGCCGAAGGGCCGGCCGGGCACGTTCGAAATCTTGATGACGGTCGGCGCGCGCGACGGCATCCCGGCAACCGCCGAATACGTCGCCGACATCATCGCCGAAGTCGACCGGGCCAAGCGCGGCACCGCGCACTACACGTTCACGCAGGGTTTCAGCGCGACGGGCACGCAGCGCATCGGCGCGGGCGCACGCGCGGCGGTGTATCGCCGCCTGTCCCTCACGGATATCTGA